The Stomoxys calcitrans chromosome 3, idStoCalc2.1, whole genome shotgun sequence genome includes a region encoding these proteins:
- the LOC131996011 gene encoding mucin-1-like, producing MPTKVLATMTLSWSVVSITGITSWREVYMLHPGAFPFSPALSPAFSPAFSPAFSPAFSPAFSPAFSPALSPAFSPAFSPAFSPAFSPAFSPAFSRAFSPAFSPAFSPAFSPAFSPAFSPAFSPAFSPAFSPAFSPAFSPAFSPAFSPAFSPAFSPAFSPAFSPAFSPAFSPAFSPAFSPAFSPAFSPAFSPAFLPAFSPAFSPAFSPAFSPAFSPAFSPAFSPAFSPAFSPAFSPAFSPVSHPQWWAL from the exons ATGCCCACGAAGGTGCTGGCCACCATGACGTTGAG TTGGAGTGTCGTCTCGATTACTGGTATCACTTCGTGGAGGGAGGTATACATGTTGCACCCTGGG GCGTTCCCCTTCTCACCCGCTTTGTCACCCGCCTTCTCACCCGCCTTCTCACCCGCCTTCTCACCCGCCTTCTCACCCGCCTTCTCACCCGCCTTCTCACCCGCTTTGTCACCCGCCTTCTCACCCGCCTTCTCACCCGCCTTCTCACCCGCCTTCTCACCCGCCTTCTCACCCGCCTTCTCACGCGCCTTCTCACCCGCCTTCTCACCCGCCTTCTCACCCGCCTTCTCACCCGCCTTCTCACCCGCCTTCTCACCCGCCTTCTCACCCGCCTTCTCACCCGCCTTCTCACCCGCCTTCTCACCCGCCTTCTCACCCGCCTTCTCACCCGCCTTCTCACCCGCCTTCTCACCCGCCTTCTCACCCGCCTTCTCACCCGCCTTCTCACCCGCCTTCTCACCCGCCTTCTCACCCGCCTTCTCACCCGCCTTCTCACCCGCCTTCTCACCCGCCTTCTCACCCGCCTTCTCACCCGCCTTCTTACCCGCCTTCTCACCCGCCTTCTCACCCGCCTTCTCACCCGCCTTCTCACCCGCCTTCTCACCCGCCTTCTCACCCGCCTTCTCACCCGCCTTCTCACCCGCCTTCTCACCCGCCTTCTCACCCGCCTTCTCACCAGTCTCCCACCCGCAGTGGTGGGCACTCTAA
- the LOC106091437 gene encoding lectin subunit alpha, whose protein sequence is MKSVIILSTLVYIASATVVRKWHRSDNGALYFIEPEQKFNWFEAWNECARKNMSLIAIDRYEGHYQIDSLIRKLFTTCPSFWLAGNDNAVDGRYEWATTGEIFTFTNWGSGQPGRTTGEHCILLWTTWDWHDLTCTHKLGFICEENRAVKEKCKGKDSDDYMGFGKTFIWRNYNGNVN, encoded by the exons ATGAAGTCTGTCATTATACTGAGTACCTTAGTTTATATAGCATCAGCCACAGTCGTACGAAAATGGCACCGTAGTGATAATGGAGCCTTATATTTTATAGAACCTGAACAAAAG ttcaATTGGTTTGAAGCCTGGAATGAATGTGCTCGCAAAAATATGTCCTTAATAGCCATTGATCGTTACGAGGGCCACTACCAAATTGATTCTTTAATCAGGAAATTATTTA CTACTTGCCCCTCGTTCTGGCTGGCAGGCAACGACAATGCTGTGGATGGTCGTTATGAATGGGCTACCACGGGGGAGATATTCACCTTCACCAATTGGGGTTCCGGCCAACCTGGACGAACAACTGGTGAACATTGTATTCTGCTCTGGACCACCTGGGACTGGCATGACTTGACTTGCACCCATAAATTAGGCTTCATTTGTGAAGAGAATCGAGCTGTGAAGGAAAAATGCAAAGGCAAGGATTCAGATGACTACATGGGTTTTGGCAAGACTTTCATATGGAGAAACTACAATGGCAATGTTAATTAG